Proteins encoded within one genomic window of Hyla sarda isolate aHylSar1 chromosome 1 unlocalized genomic scaffold, aHylSar1.hap1 SUPER_1_unloc_4, whole genome shotgun sequence:
- the LOC130298196 gene encoding gastrula zinc finger protein XlCGF53.1-like, with product MERDRNKMADRIINLTLQILFRLTGEDYTVVKKSSSGRCRAPVCEGWGRTLSPIPGPPPHSLIHKEMDEQKIRELINKMMELLTGEVPIRCQDVAVYFSME from the exons atggagagagacaggaacaagatggccgacaggatcataaacctcaccctacagatactcttccggcttactggagag gattatacAGTAGTGAaaaagtcctctagtgggcgctgtcgggcccctgtgtgtgaaggatggggaagaaccctgagcccaatcccggggcccccacctcactccctgatacataaggaaatggatgaacagaaaatccgagaactcatcaacaagatgatggagctgctgactggagag gttcctataaggtgtcaggacgtggcggtctatttctccatggagtag